Genomic window (Hyalangium gracile):
CTCACCCGATGGAAGGTCATCCGGCAGTCGAGCGAGGTGGCGCTGCTCTCCTGCTCCATCGAGACCGGGCGCACTCATCAGATAAGAAGGCACCTGGCCGCAGTAGGCCACCCCGTTGCCGGGGACCGGAAGTATGGTGACTTTGGCTTCAACCGGGACGTGCGGGCCCGGTGGGGCTTGAAACGTTTGTTCCTGCACGCCGAGCGCATCGAATTTCCTCACCCCCAACACGGCGGGAAGGTGACGGTGGAGGCGAGGTTGCCTCCAGAGCTGAAGGACATACTCAAACGAGCTGCGCTGGAACCGTCATGAAGACTCCCGAACCGAAGACTGACCGCAGCCGCTCCAAGCTCGTGCTCGACGGGGTGAAGAAGCGCCCCTGGTGGGTGTTCCCCCTCAAGCTCGCGGGCTGGATGGCCCTCACCGGCGCCACGGCGGGAGTCGTAGCCGTGGTGGCGGTGTACTACATCTTCTCGCCAGGGCTGCCCGCCATCCCCAAGGTGGACGAGTACTGGCCGCCCATCGTCAGCGAGGTGTACACGGACGACGCGGTGCTGGCCGGCGAGTTCTACAACCAGCGGCGCAAGGTGGTGCCCTACGAGCGCATCCCCAAGCGGCTGGTGCAGGCGTTCATCGCCAGCGAGGACTCCAGCTTCTTCGACCACATGGGCGTGGACATCCTGGGCACCGCGCGCGCCGTGACGAAGACGGTGGGCACCAAGCTGGGGCTGCGCAGCGGCGGCGTGCAGGGCGGTTCCACCCTGACGCAGCAGACGGCGAAGGCGGTGCTGATTGCCGCCGAGGGCTACAAGGAGGCCACCGCGAAGACGCCCAAGCGGAAGATCCGCGAGGCGCTGCTGGCCCGGCGCCTGGAGGCGGCGCTGACCAAGGAGGAGATCCTCTACCTCTACCTGAACAACGTCTTCCTCGGGCACCACAGCTACGGCGTGCAGAGCGCGGCGGAGAACTACTACCGCAAGGACGTGAAGGACCTGACGCTGGGAGAGATGACGCTCATTGCTGGCCTGCCCCAGGCGCCCAGCCGCTACTCGCCCTTCCTGCGGCCCGAGGCGGCCAAGAAGCGCCGCTCCTACGTGCTGCGCCGCATGCTCGAGGAGGGGATGATTACCCGCGAGGAGCACGACACCGCCAACGCCGAGCCGGTGAAGGTGTATCCGGTGGAGGACGTGTTCCACGAGTTCGCCCCGTACTTCGTCGAGCAGGCCCGCCGCGACATCGTCGAGCGCTACGGCAACCCGGCGCTGCTGGACCAGGGCCTGAAGATCTTCACCACCATGGACAGCGAGCGTCAGCGCGCGGCCCAGGAGGCGGTGCTCACCGGACTGCTGGAGCTGGACAAGCGCCAGGGCTGGCGCGGCGCCCTGATGAACCTGCCCACGGAGGAGGAGCGCAAGGCCTTCGTCGAGCGCGCCAGGAAGGCCATGGGCAACGAGGAGCTGGTCCTCAACCGCTTCTACGTGGCGCTGGTGACGAAGCTCGACGACGACGGCAAGGGCGCCGACATCCAGGTGGGGCCGCACGCCGGCCGGCTGCCGCTGCTCGGCATGCACTGGGCGCGCAAGGTGAACCCCGAGTCCTACTACTCGCCGGGGGCGATGATCTCGCACGTGAAGAAGGCCATCGCCGTGGGCGACCTGGTCGTCGTGCGCCACGTGCTGAAGAAGGACCTCACGGACGACAAGGAGCAGTGGGACAAGAAGCTGGCCGAGGCCATCCCCGCCGACGAGGCGGTGCCGCTGGACGAGAAGCAGCAGGTGCCGGGCTCGCTGTCGCCCGGGCCCATGAAGTCCAACAGCACCGGCCCGAAGATCTTCCGGCTGGAGCAGGTGCCCGAGCCACAGAGCGCGCTCGTCTCCATCGATCCGCACCGGCAGTACCTCACCGCCATGGTGGGCGGGTACGACTTCGACGACAACGAGTTCAACCGCGCCTTCCAGGCATGCCGTCAGCCGGGCAGCTCCTACAAGCCGCTGGTGTACTCGGCGGCCATCGAGAAGCTCAACTGGACGGAGGCCACCGTCATCGTGGACTCGCCCATCGTCGAGCACGATCCGGACACCAAGGTGGCCTGGAAGCCGGAGAACTACACCGAGGAGTTCGTGGGCGACGTGCTGCTGCGCAACGCCATGATCAACTCGATGAACATCCCCGCGGTGAAGACGTTCGGCGCGGTGGGCACCAAGAACATGGCCGAGTGGGCCCGCACCCTGGGCCTGTCCACGCCCATGAACATGGACTTCTCCGCCGCGCTCGGCTCCTCGTGCGTCTACCCGGTGGAGCTGGCGCAGGTGTACGCCACCTTCAACCGCTACGGCCGCAAGAAGCCCACCTACTTCATCCGCAAGATCGAGGACCGCTTCGGGCGCACGCTCGAGGACCACACCGCGTTCGATGACCCGTGGGCGCCGCTGCAGGACCGCGTGGCCGCCAGCTACGCGCGGCTGTTCGAGCCGGGCGAACAGGTGATGAGCCCCGAGACGGGCTTCATCACCACGCACCTGATGCGCGGCGTGGTGCTGGAGGGCACCGGCGGCCCGGCTCAGCGCCTGGGCAAGCCGTCCGCGGGCAAGACGGGCACCACCAACGACTCGTTCGACACGTGGTTCTCCGGCTTCACGCGCGACTTGGTGACGGTGGCGTGGGTGGGCTACGACCTGAACCCGCACCCGCTCAACCGCTTCGAGACGGGTGGCCGCGCCGCGCTCCCCATCTGGCTGGACTACATGAAGAAGGCCCTCGCCGAGCGGCCCCAGGGCGAGTTCGTCCCCTGGCAGAGCATGGAGATCGTTCGCCTGCCCATCGACAACAAGACGGGGAAGATCGCCTCCGAGAGCTCCAAGAACATGAAGGTCATGTTCTTCAAGAAGGGGACGGAGCCGAAGGAAGTGGCCCCGCAGAAGGGCCAGATCGACGAGCAGCAGTTCCTGATGGGCCAGCAGTAGCCCCGGCCCTCCGCCTGGGGGCCCCGGAGGACGGGGCCCTCAGCGCACCCGGCGCGCGATCGCGTCGAAGAGCGGGTTCGGCATCGCCGTCACCACCTTCATCAGCGCGCTCGTCTGCCACGGGAAGGCGAACACCGGCACCCCGCGCGTGATGGCCCTGGCCATCCGGTCCACCGCGTCCTCCGTCTCCAGCAGGAAGGGCATGGGGTGGCGGTTGGGCGCCGTCATCTCGCTCTTCACGAAGCCCGGCTGGATGCAGGTGACGCGCACGCCGGTGCCCTGCAGGTCCACGCGCAGGCTCTCCAGGAAGGTGGTGAAGAACGCCTTGGAGCCGGAGTAGGCGGCGTTCTGCGGCAGCCCCCGGAAGCCCGCCAGGCTGGAGACGCCCACCAGGTGGCCGCGCTGGCGCTCCACCATCCGTGGCAGCACCGCGCCCAGCGTGGCCGCCGCCCCGGTGACGTTCACGTCGATGATCTGCTTCACGCGCTCCCAGTTGAAGCGCTTGCCGTCCGTCGGCAGCCCCACGCCGGCGTTGGCCACCACCAGCTCCAGCCCGCCGCAGTCCGCGTCGATGCGCTGGATGCGCGCGATCGTCTCGTCCGTCCTGGAGACGTCCAGCTCCAGGGGCTCCAGGTTGCCGCCCGCCGCGCGGGCCTCCTCTGCCAGGGCCTGGAGGTGCTCGCGCCGCCTCGCCGCGGCGAACACGCGCGCGCCCCGCTTCGCGAACCACAAGGCCAGTCCCCGCCCCAGGCCGCTCGAGGCTCCGGTGATCAGTGCCGTGCCGTACCTGCTCTCCGCCATCGGTGCTCTCCCGCGTCAGCGCCGTTCGAACTCGCCCAGGTCCTGTACCACTCCGCGCGTGGGATTGCCCTGCGCGTCGAGGTGGAAGGTGACCAGCGCCGTGCCCAGCGCCTCGTTCTTCCACTTCACCCGGAAGGTGTCGTGGTGCCAGTGCTCGGCCTCGCCCTCCCACCCGGCGAAGCCCACCCGCAGCCGGCCCTTGTCCGCCGAGACGGTGAGCTCTCCCAGCAGCGGCCGGGAGTAGGTGCCCGCGTAGCGCTCCAGCGGCAGGCTGGGGCGCGTGCCCGTCATGCGCGCGGCCTCCTGGGCCTGCTCGGCCTCCTTCTGCTTCTTGCGGTACTCCAGCGAGACTTCCAGCCGTAGCTTGTTCCAGTCCTTCACCGGCGCGCCCAGGTAGCTGTCCACCACCCGGTACACCAGGGCCTCGGGGAAGGACGTTCGCGGCCCGTTGGTGAGGACGATGACGCCCAGGGCCTCCTCGGGCAGCAGCGCGGCCGAGCACGTCATCCCGTCCATGCCCCCGGTGTTCCACACCATCCACCGGCCCCGGTGGTCCTTCAGCAGCCAGCCCAGGCCGTGGGCGTCCAGGTGGCTCTCCGGGAAGAGCCGGCGGGTCAGCGCGTCGCGGCGCAGCGGCATCTGCGGCGTGTGCAGCTCCTCCACCACCTCCGGGCTGAGCACCCGCTTGCCCTCCAGCGTGCCCTTGCCGAGCAGCATCAGCAGCCAGCGCGCCAGGTCCCGCGCGTTGGAGTGAATGGCCGCCGCCGGGCCTACCGCACTGCCGTCCATCCAGCGAGCGGGCCTCGGCTCTCCCGTCCTGTCCACGTGCGGCGTCGCCACGTTGCTCAGCGCCGCCAGCTCCTCCACGTGCGTGCCCGTGGAGCTCATCCCCAGTGGCTCGAAGAGGCGCTTGCGCACGAGGCTGTCCCAGCTCATCCCCGCTCGCGCCGCCGCGGCCTCGCCCGCCACCAGGTACATCACGTTCGAGTACGTCACCGTGCCGCGCAGCCCCGCCTGCTGCTCCAGGTGGCGCAGCCGGGCGATGATGTCCTTGCGCGTGTACTTCGTCCCGTACCACAGCGCCTCCGCGTCCTCCTTCACGCCGCTGCGGTGCGAGAGCACGTCCCGCAGCGTCAGCTCCCGCGTCACGTAGGGGTCGGCCAGCGCGAAGCCCGGCAGGTGCTCGGTGACGGGGTCGTCCCAGCCCAGCTGCTTCGCGTCCACCAGCAGCCCTACCGCCGCCGAGGTGAAGCCCTTCGTGAGCGAGCCGATGGCGAACACGGTGCGCTCATCCACCGGGGCGGGCTTGCCCACCTCGCGCACGCCGAAGCCTCGGGCCAGCACCACCTTCCCGTCCTTCACCACCGCGATCGACACGCCGGGGACCTTCCAGTCCCGCATGGCCTGGGTGACGTAGGGCGCCAGGTCCGCCAGTGGCGCGGGCTCGGCCGGGGGCGCGGCGGCGAGCACGGTGATGGGCAGCAGGGAGACGAGCGCGGCGAGCATCATGGCTCCCGACGCTGAGCCAGCGTCCGCCCTCCGTCAAGCCGTGGGCGAGGCCAGCGGCAGCTCCACCTCGAAGGTGGCGCCATGGCCCGGCTCGCTGGAGGCCCGGATGCTGCCTCCGAACGCCTCCACGAGGTGCCGCGTCAGGTAGAGCCCCAGCCCCAGCCCGCCGAAGTGCTCCGCGGAGACCGCGCGCTCGAAGCGGTCGAAGATGCGCGGCAGGTGCTCCGGCGAGATGCCGATGCCCTCGTCCGCCACCGTGAGGCGGGCCCCGTTGGCCACCCGCTCGACCAGGATGTGCACGGTGTGGCCGGCGCCGTACTTCAGCGCGTTGCTGAGCAGGCTGCTCACCACCTGCTCCAGCCGGATGCGATCCCAGTGCCCCACGACGGGCCCGTCGGCCCGGACCTCCAGCGGCGTGTGCGTGCGCAGCGCCTGGCCCGCGAAGCGGCTCACCACCTCATGCACCAGCGCCGAGAGGTCCAGGTGCTCCAGGTCCAGCTCGAGCCGGCCCACCTCGAGCCGGGACACGTCCAGCAGGCTCTCCGCCAGCGTGGACAGCCGCTTGCACTGGCGCTGGAGCACGGTGACGTGCTCCTTCATGCGCGCGGCATCCACCTGGGCGCTGTGCCGCTCCAGCTCGCGCTTGAGCGTCTGCAGGCGGAGGTTCAGCGGGGTGAGCGGCGTCTTCAGCTCGTGCGAGGCGACGGCCAGGAACTCGTCCCGCAGCCGCACCGCCTCGCGCGAGGCGCTGTAGAGCAGAGCGTTGTCCACCGCCAGCGCCGCCCGGGCCGCCAGCTCCATGGCCAGCCGCAGGTCCGCCTTGCGGTAGTGCCGGTGCGAGCCGGAGTACGCGAAGGTGATGGCCCCCAGGGTCCGCCCTCGCGCCTGCAGGGGCGCCACGAGGTACGACTCGAGCTCCAGGGCACGCAGGGCGCGCAGGTGCTCCGCGTCTCGCGCCGCCCGAGGCAGCTTCGTCGGCGGGACGATCTCCCTCAATTCCGGCTGGCCGTCGCGGATGACCCGGCCAGGGCCGTAGGCGTCTTCCAGGCGAGCGGGCCAGCGGTGCTCCAGCTCCCAGGCCAGCGCGGCCTTCTCCGGCGCCCGGTGCCCCACCGCCAGCCGGCGGATCGTCCCGTCCTCCTCGAGGATGTCCACCGTGCAGAGGTCCGCCACCACGGGCACCGCGAGCCGGGCCACCTGGTCGAGCGTCGCGCGGAAGTCGAGCGAGGCCGAGAGTGCCTGGCTGGCCCGGGCGATGAACCGGGCCTTGCGCTCGGCCCGCCGTGTCCTGCGCCGCAGCCGCAGCGTCTCCACGGCGGTGACGACCCGGCGCGCGAGCTCCTCGGCTACCTCCAGCTCCTGGAGCCCGTAGGGCGCCTCGGGCTCGCTGCGGCCCAGCAGGAACATGCCCAGCACGCGCCGACGTCCCCTCAGCGGCACCAGCAGCACCGAGCGGGGCTTGAACTCCTCCAGGCCCGCGAGCGGCTCCGGCAGCGTGGCCACCTGCCGGCGGATCTCCACCGGGTAGTTCGCGAAGAGCCGGGCCACGCCCGTCTGCAGCACGTCGAGCAGCGGGTTGCAGGCCGTGTCCGAGCGGGAGTGGCTCCCCAGGGCGCGCAGCTGGGCCTCACGGTCAGGATCCTGATGGAGCGCCGCCACCCTCCGCAGCCTCCCGCGGGGGCCCGCCAGGTCCACGAGGCAGAAGCTGGCCAGGCCCTGCGCGGTGCACAGGCGTGCCACATCCCGCAGCAGGCGCCGCAGGCCGCTCCGTCGCTGGGTGAGCAGGCGTCCGGCCGCCGACAGGAACTGGAGGGAATGAAACGGGGTGGGGCTGTGAGACAGGCGCTCCTCTTCGTGCGACCCGCGTGTCACGAGGGCCTCCAGAGGCTCATGGTGCGTACCCCTCTCGCGCCCGTCTCTGGAGCCGTTCATCAGGAGGCTGGAGCTGTTCGTATCCATGGATTCGAGCGGTCAAGAGAGGCCTACCCCTCTTAGGTAAGTCCTCTTGTACGAACGTGCTGCATGGTCAGGACCGCGTGCTCCCGCCGCGGCGCCTGCTCCGCTTATTCCCCGTCGCGTGGGTCTGCCTCGCTCGGTCTCCCGTCGAGCGCCGGGCGTCTTCCCCTGGTGGCCGCCCTCGCGGGGCGTCAGCACCCTGAGGGAAGGGGAGGAGGAGAGAGGCCATGGAGTATCTGAACTGCTTGTTGGTCATCGATGACGACCACGACATCCGGCTGTCACTCCAGGACGCTCTCGAGATGGAGGGGTACCACGTCGCCACCGCGAGCTCGGGCCGAGAGGCCCTGGAGTCTCTCGAGCACGGCCTGCGACCGGACCTCATCCTGCTCGACCTGATGATGCCCGACATCAGCGGATGGGCCTTCCGCTCCTGGCAGCGCGCCCACCCGGAGTTCGCGTCCATCCCCGTGGTCGTCGTCTCCGGCCAGGGCCTCAGCCCTCCCGAGGTCGCCCGGCTCGGCGTGGACGGGTACCTCGCCAAGCCGTTGGACCTGGATCACCTGCTGGACACCGTGGCGCGCTTCGTCCCGCCCAGCCACCAGCCCGGGGTCGCCTCCTGGTAGGGCGGGCGGGCCCCGCGGCTCAGAGCCGGGGCCAGTAGGGCTTCAGCGCCTGCCGGCTCCGGGCCAGCGCGTGCATCGCGTCCGACGTCGTCTCCCCGTCGGGGAACGAGTCTCCCCGGCCCGCGAGCACCTCCACGCAGGCATGCACGGACTGCGAGAGGCCCTCCAGCGAGTACCCGCCCTCCAGCAGGAGCACCAGCTTGCCTCCGCAGACGCTCTCGGCCAGCGAGCGCATCGCCGCGCACATCGCCGCGAAGCCTCGCTCGGTGAGCATCATCCCCCCGATGGGATCGCTCCGGTGCGCATCGAACCCCGCCGAGACGAGCACCAGCTGCGGCCGGAACTCCTCCGCGATGGGCAGGAACAGGTCCTGGAAGATGGCCGCGTAGTCCGCGTCCGTGGCGCCTCCCGGGATGCCGCAGTTGACGGTGAAGCCCGCGCCCGCGCCCGCGCCCACCTCGTGCGACGCGCCCGTGCCCGGGTAGTACGGGTACTGGTGCACCGACTGGTAGAGCACGTCCCGCCGCTCCCAGAAGGCCGCCTGGGTGCCGTTGCCGTGGTGCACGTCCCAGTCGAGCACCAGCACCCGCTCGGCCCCGTGCCGGCGCGCCGTCTCCGAAGCGATGGCCACGTTGTTGAAGAGGCAGAAGCCCATGGCCCTCCCGGGCTCGGCGTGGTGCCCGGGGGGGCGCACCAGCGCGAAGGCATTGCGCGCCCGGCCCGCCATCACCTCGTCCACCGCCTGCACCGCCGCCCCCGCGGCCAGCACCGCCGCGTCATAGCTGTCCGGCGAGGCATGGGTGTCCGGATCAATCTCCGCGAAGTCCCCCGCGATGCCCAGCAGGTACTTGCGCAGCTCCGGTGTGTGCACGGAGGCCAGCTCCGCCTCCGTCGCCGAGCGCGGCTGTCCTACCTGCGTCCCCTCTATCGGCGCGCGGGCCAGCACCGAGAGGATGCTCCGCAGCCGGGCCGGGCTCTCCGGGTGGCGGGGGCCGGGATCATGCTTCAGGAACAGGGGGTCGGTCAGCAGCAGGGTGGGGGGCGTCATCCGGCACACTCCTGGGCGGAGAGGCTAGGACCTACTCCCCCCGTGCACCAGAATCCACGGTGATCCCGGATTCTTCCGGTCGTGAGGGGAGGAAACGACCTTCCCGTTCCTTGCCCTTTGTTGGATTCCCTCCTTTGATGGCGTCGCCTTGGCTCGTCGCTTCCAGAAATTCGGTCTTCGAGGAGTTCTCTTCGGGTTCTTCACCGCGGCTCAGGCCATCCTCTTCCTGGCGCTGTCGTTCGTGGTGCCGGACTGGGTGAAGGAGTTCCTGGACACGCGGCTCGCCGTGCACGGGCACGCGAAGGCCCAGGAGATTGCCCGTGTCATCGCCACGGAGGGGCTGTCCGTCCAGCCGGGGGATCCCCTGCGGGCGGTGCTCGACCCCATGCGCCGGGACGATGACTTCAAGTTCGCCGTCATCGTCAACAAGGAGGGCCAGCGCGCCGCCACCGTGGGCAGCCCGCCGGGCGACCTCGACGCCATGGCCACCCGCTTCGTCCGGGAGGGGATGCCCGCCGAGCTCGACCTGGAGAGCGGGGATCGGCTCATCACCGAGCCGCTGGAGGGGGACAGGGGGTGGGTGCTGGTGGGGCTGAACTTCTCCGCCATCAACAAGGCGGTGTACGCGCTGCGGCTGAAGGTGCTGGGCGTGTTCGGCGTGGGGATGCTGCTGTTCCTGCCCCTGTTCATCTTCGTCACCCGGGCGCTCATCCTCCAGCCGCTGGACGCGATGATGTCCATGGCGCGCCGGCTGGCGGAGTCGGACCTCACCGGCCGGGTGGAGGTGGTGACGCAGGACGAGCTGGGCAAGCTCGCCGAGGCGCTCAACCGCATCGCCCAGAGCTGGCGCGAGACGCTGGGCCGGGTGCGCGGCGTGTCCGAGGGCCTGGCCGGCGTCATCGAGCAGATCTCCCGCACCGGCACCACCGTCTCCTCTGGGGCGGGCACCGTCCAGGCGCGCGTGGAGGAGACCTCCTCCTCCATGGTGGAGATGCTGGCGAGCCTGCGCGGCATCGCCGACAACGTGGAGGTGCTCTACCAGAGCGCCGAGCAGAGCAGCTCCTCCATCGTGGAGATGGCCGCCACCAACGACGAGGTGGCCGAGAACGTCCAGTCCATGGCCGCCAGCGTGGAGGAGACCACCAGCGCCATCGAGGAGATGTCCTTCTCCATCCGCGAGGTGGCCACCAACATCTCCGCGCTGTCCTCCTCCACGGAGGAGACATCCACCTCCATCAAGCGGATGGACTCCTCCATCGGCCAGGTGGAGACGAACGCCAACGAGACGGCGCGCCTGTCCGAGCAGGTGTCCGAGGACGCCCAGTCCGGCGTGGAGTCGCTGCAGAAGACGCTCACGGGCATCGACCGCATCAAGGAGACGAGCCGCACCGCCGCCGGCGTCATCGAGAGCCTGGGCAAGCGCATCTCGGACATCGGCAACATCCTCAACGTCATCGACGACGTGGCCGAGCAGACGAACCTGCTGGCGCTCAACGCCGCCATCATCGCCGCCCAGGCGGGCGAGCATGGCAAGGGCTTCGCGGTGGTGGCCGAGGAGATCAAGGACCTGGCCGAGCGCACCGGCGCGTCCACCAAGGAGATCGCCGACCTCATCCGCAGCATCCAGGACGAGAGCCGCAACGCGGTGGCGGTGATGAACCAGGGCGTGCGCAACGTGGAGGAGGGCGTGCAGCTGGGCCGCGAGGCGGAAGGGGCGCTGTGGAAGATCAACGACAGCGCCCAGAAGGCCACGCAGATGGTGAAGGCGATTGCCCGCGCCACGGTGGAGCAGGCCCGCGGCAGCCGGCAGGTGACGACGGCCATCCAGCGCATCTCCGAGACGGTGTCGATGATCTCCAAGGCCTCCAACGAGCAGGCCAAGGGCAGCGATCAGATCATCAAGAGCGCCGAGCGGATGAAGGCCATCACCGCGCACGTGCAGCGCAGCAGCCAGGAGCAGACGCAGGGCAGCAAGCAGATCACCCGCTCCATCGAGAGCATCAACGAGATGGTCACCCACCTCAACCGCGCCCAGAAGGAGCAGACCAAGGGCAGCGAGCAGGTGCTCAAGGCCGTGGAGACCATCAAGGGCGTGTCCGAGCACCAGACGCGCTCCGTCAAGCAGCTCGAGGA
Coding sequences:
- a CDS encoding penicillin-binding protein 1A, which codes for MKTPEPKTDRSRSKLVLDGVKKRPWWVFPLKLAGWMALTGATAGVVAVVAVYYIFSPGLPAIPKVDEYWPPIVSEVYTDDAVLAGEFYNQRRKVVPYERIPKRLVQAFIASEDSSFFDHMGVDILGTARAVTKTVGTKLGLRSGGVQGGSTLTQQTAKAVLIAAEGYKEATAKTPKRKIREALLARRLEAALTKEEILYLYLNNVFLGHHSYGVQSAAENYYRKDVKDLTLGEMTLIAGLPQAPSRYSPFLRPEAAKKRRSYVLRRMLEEGMITREEHDTANAEPVKVYPVEDVFHEFAPYFVEQARRDIVERYGNPALLDQGLKIFTTMDSERQRAAQEAVLTGLLELDKRQGWRGALMNLPTEEERKAFVERARKAMGNEELVLNRFYVALVTKLDDDGKGADIQVGPHAGRLPLLGMHWARKVNPESYYSPGAMISHVKKAIAVGDLVVVRHVLKKDLTDDKEQWDKKLAEAIPADEAVPLDEKQQVPGSLSPGPMKSNSTGPKIFRLEQVPEPQSALVSIDPHRQYLTAMVGGYDFDDNEFNRAFQACRQPGSSYKPLVYSAAIEKLNWTEATVIVDSPIVEHDPDTKVAWKPENYTEEFVGDVLLRNAMINSMNIPAVKTFGAVGTKNMAEWARTLGLSTPMNMDFSAALGSSCVYPVELAQVYATFNRYGRKKPTYFIRKIEDRFGRTLEDHTAFDDPWAPLQDRVAASYARLFEPGEQVMSPETGFITTHLMRGVVLEGTGGPAQRLGKPSAGKTGTTNDSFDTWFSGFTRDLVTVAWVGYDLNPHPLNRFETGGRAALPIWLDYMKKALAERPQGEFVPWQSMEIVRLPIDNKTGKIASESSKNMKVMFFKKGTEPKEVAPQKGQIDEQQFLMGQQ
- a CDS encoding SDR family NAD(P)-dependent oxidoreductase, with protein sequence MAESRYGTALITGASSGLGRGLALWFAKRGARVFAAARRREHLQALAEEARAAGGNLEPLELDVSRTDETIARIQRIDADCGGLELVVANAGVGLPTDGKRFNWERVKQIIDVNVTGAAATLGAVLPRMVERQRGHLVGVSSLAGFRGLPQNAAYSGSKAFFTTFLESLRVDLQGTGVRVTCIQPGFVKSEMTAPNRHPMPFLLETEDAVDRMARAITRGVPVFAFPWQTSALMKVVTAMPNPLFDAIARRVR
- a CDS encoding serine hydrolase; this translates as MMLAALVSLLPITVLAAAPPAEPAPLADLAPYVTQAMRDWKVPGVSIAVVKDGKVVLARGFGVREVGKPAPVDERTVFAIGSLTKGFTSAAVGLLVDAKQLGWDDPVTEHLPGFALADPYVTRELTLRDVLSHRSGVKEDAEALWYGTKYTRKDIIARLRHLEQQAGLRGTVTYSNVMYLVAGEAAAARAGMSWDSLVRKRLFEPLGMSSTGTHVEELAALSNVATPHVDRTGEPRPARWMDGSAVGPAAAIHSNARDLARWLLMLLGKGTLEGKRVLSPEVVEELHTPQMPLRRDALTRRLFPESHLDAHGLGWLLKDHRGRWMVWNTGGMDGMTCSAALLPEEALGVIVLTNGPRTSFPEALVYRVVDSYLGAPVKDWNKLRLEVSLEYRKKQKEAEQAQEAARMTGTRPSLPLERYAGTYSRPLLGELTVSADKGRLRVGFAGWEGEAEHWHHDTFRVKWKNEALGTALVTFHLDAQGNPTRGVVQDLGEFERR
- a CDS encoding sensor histidine kinase, translated to MTRGSHEEERLSHSPTPFHSLQFLSAAGRLLTQRRSGLRRLLRDVARLCTAQGLASFCLVDLAGPRGRLRRVAALHQDPDREAQLRALGSHSRSDTACNPLLDVLQTGVARLFANYPVEIRRQVATLPEPLAGLEEFKPRSVLLVPLRGRRRVLGMFLLGRSEPEAPYGLQELEVAEELARRVVTAVETLRLRRRTRRAERKARFIARASQALSASLDFRATLDQVARLAVPVVADLCTVDILEEDGTIRRLAVGHRAPEKAALAWELEHRWPARLEDAYGPGRVIRDGQPELREIVPPTKLPRAARDAEHLRALRALELESYLVAPLQARGRTLGAITFAYSGSHRHYRKADLRLAMELAARAALAVDNALLYSASREAVRLRDEFLAVASHELKTPLTPLNLRLQTLKRELERHSAQVDAARMKEHVTVLQRQCKRLSTLAESLLDVSRLEVGRLELDLEHLDLSALVHEVVSRFAGQALRTHTPLEVRADGPVVGHWDRIRLEQVVSSLLSNALKYGAGHTVHILVERVANGARLTVADEGIGISPEHLPRIFDRFERAVSAEHFGGLGLGLYLTRHLVEAFGGSIRASSEPGHGATFEVELPLASPTA
- a CDS encoding response regulator; protein product: MEYLNCLLVIDDDHDIRLSLQDALEMEGYHVATASSGREALESLEHGLRPDLILLDLMMPDISGWAFRSWQRAHPEFASIPVVVVSGQGLSPPEVARLGVDGYLAKPLDLDHLLDTVARFVPPSHQPGVASW
- a CDS encoding histone deacetylase family protein; the encoded protein is MTPPTLLLTDPLFLKHDPGPRHPESPARLRSILSVLARAPIEGTQVGQPRSATEAELASVHTPELRKYLLGIAGDFAEIDPDTHASPDSYDAAVLAAGAAVQAVDEVMAGRARNAFALVRPPGHHAEPGRAMGFCLFNNVAIASETARRHGAERVLVLDWDVHHGNGTQAAFWERRDVLYQSVHQYPYYPGTGASHEVGAGAGAGFTVNCGIPGGATDADYAAIFQDLFLPIAEEFRPQLVLVSAGFDAHRSDPIGGMMLTERGFAAMCAAMRSLAESVCGGKLVLLLEGGYSLEGLSQSVHACVEVLAGRGDSFPDGETTSDAMHALARSRQALKPYWPRL
- a CDS encoding methyl-accepting chemotaxis protein; amino-acid sequence: MARRFQKFGLRGVLFGFFTAAQAILFLALSFVVPDWVKEFLDTRLAVHGHAKAQEIARVIATEGLSVQPGDPLRAVLDPMRRDDDFKFAVIVNKEGQRAATVGSPPGDLDAMATRFVREGMPAELDLESGDRLITEPLEGDRGWVLVGLNFSAINKAVYALRLKVLGVFGVGMLLFLPLFIFVTRALILQPLDAMMSMARRLAESDLTGRVEVVTQDELGKLAEALNRIAQSWRETLGRVRGVSEGLAGVIEQISRTGTTVSSGAGTVQARVEETSSSMVEMLASLRGIADNVEVLYQSAEQSSSSIVEMAATNDEVAENVQSMAASVEETTSAIEEMSFSIREVATNISALSSSTEETSTSIKRMDSSIGQVETNANETARLSEQVSEDAQSGVESLQKTLTGIDRIKETSRTAAGVIESLGKRISDIGNILNVIDDVAEQTNLLALNAAIIAAQAGEHGKGFAVVAEEIKDLAERTGASTKEIADLIRSIQDESRNAVAVMNQGVRNVEEGVQLGREAEGALWKINDSAQKATQMVKAIARATVEQARGSRQVTTAIQRISETVSMISKASNEQAKGSDQIIKSAERMKAITAHVQRSSQEQTQGSKQITRSIESINEMVTHLNRAQKEQTKGSEQVLKAVETIKGVSEHQTRSVKQLEEAIDHLQKQAEVLRGEVRRFRV